The sequence below is a genomic window from Streptomyces sudanensis.
GAGGGGCGAGCGCGGGGCGCCCGTGTGGGNNCGNCGGCAGCCNGACCTGCGGTCCCTCGGGATCGACGCCGAGGAGCACCGGCCGCTGCCGGACGGCGTCCTGGGCATGGTCGCGTCGGAGACCGAACGGGCGCACCTGGCGGAGCTGGCCCGCCTCCATCCCGAAGTGCACTGGGACCGGCTGCTGTTCAGCGCGAAGGAGTCGGTCTACAAGGCGTGGTTCCCGCTCGCCCGCCGCTGGCTGGGGCACGAGGAGGCCGAGTTGGCCTTCGCGCCGGAGGGGACGTTCACGGCCCGGCTCCTCCAGTCCGACCCGGCCGTCCCGGCGGAGGGGTTCACCGGGCGGTGGGCCGTGGACGAGGCCCTGGCGGTCACGGCCGTGACCGTACCGCCCCGCTAGCGCCACCGGACGGCGACCGTCCGCGGGGTGGCGGCTGTCCGTAGGGCGGCGACCGTCCGCGGGGCGGCGACCGTCCGAGGGACGGCCCGCGCGCCCGCCGGATGCCGACGCCCCCCGTGCACGGCCCGCGCCCGCGCACGGCCCGCGCCCGCGCACGGGCCGTCCGGGGGTGTCGGCCGCTGCTCGCGCGTATCCGGCGGTCCGGATGCGCCGGTCGCCCGCGGGTACCGGTCGCCCGCACGGGCCGGCCGGGCGCCCGCCGCGCTCCGGGGACGGGGGCGCGCCCGGGCGACTGCCGCCCGGATCCGCGCCCGCCCCGCCGGGACGGCCCGGGGTCACCGGTGGCCCGGGATCACTGACGGCCCGGGGTCACCGGTGGCGTACGGGACGCAGGCGGTCGGGGGCGGACAGGTCCGCCAGCACCCGGAGCACCTCGTCGTCGGGCACCTGGTCGAAGTCCTCGTACCACAGGCCCACCGCGTGGAAGTCCGCCGGTTCGAAGAGGCAGACCAGGTCGTCCACCTCCGACCGCAGGTCCGCCACGGCCCGGCGGTCGCCCACGGGGACCGCCAGCACCAGCCGCTCGGGCCCCTCGCCCCGCAGCAGCCGGACCGCCGCCCGGGACGTGACGCCCGTCGCCAGGCCGTCGTCGACCAGGAGGGCCGTCCGGCCCCGCAGGTCCGGACCCGGGTCGCCGTGCCGGTACAGGGCCTCCCGCCGGTGCAGTTCGGTGCGCTCGCGCGCCACGTCGGCGCCCAGCTCGTCCGGGGTGATGCCGAGCATCGCCAGCGCCCGCTCGTCGAACAGGGGCGGTGCCTCCCCGGCGATCGCCCCGATGCCCACCTCCGGCCGGCCGGGCAGCCCGATCTTCCGTACGACCAGCACGTCGAGCGGCGCGCCGAGCGCCCGCGCCACCTCCGCCCCGACCGGCACGCCGCCCCGGGGCAGGGCCAGCACCACCGGGTCGGGCCACCGCCGCTCGGCCGCCCGCACCCGTACCAGCTCGCCGAGCCGGCGCCCGGCGTCCCGCCGGTCCTCGAACCGAAGCTCCATCACTACCTCCTCACCGCGGTGCCCCCGGGGCGTCCGCGTCCCGGCCGGTCACGGCCGTCCGCCGGGTGCGCCCGGCGCGTCGGCGCCCGGCCGCAGGAACCACTCCCGTGCCGCGCGGACCACGTGGTCCAGCGCGCCCGGCTCCTCGAAGAGGTGGCCGGCGCCGGGTACGACCTCCACCCGGTGCGGCACCTCCAGCCGCCCGGCCGCCTCGCGGTTCAGCCGCAGCACCTCCGGGTCCTCCCCGCCGACGACCAGCAGGACCGGGGCCGCCACCCGTGCCAGCGCGTCCCCGGCCAGGTCGGGGCGCCCGCCGCGCGACACCACGGACCCCACCCGCCCGGGGCGCTCCGCCGCCGCGCGCAGCGCCGCCGCCGCACCGGTGCTCGCCCCGAACAGCCCCACCCCCAGCGACCGCGTCGCCGGCACGTCGGCGAGCCAGTCGACCGCGGACACGACCCGCGACGACAGCAGGTCGATGTCGAACCGGTNNNNCNGCNGGTNNNNNNNNCGTGGCGCTCCTCCCGCTCCGTGAGCAGGTCCATCAGCAGGGTTCCCATGCCCGCCTCCCGCAGCGCCGCGGCCACGGCCCGGTTGCGCGGGCTGTGCCGGGAACTGCCGCTGCCGTGCGCGAACACCACCATCAGCGGCACCGAGGCGGGCAGGGCCAGATCGCCGCGGAGCGCGGAACCGTCCGCCGCGGGCAGGGCGACCTCCTCCAGGATCACGACGGCCTCCCTTCGTCCTCCCGGCCGAGTGCTCCCCGCCCGGTGCGCCAAACACGGCGACCGCCGGAAGGCACGCCCGAATCCCCGCGCGGGAGGGCTTTCCGGGCGGTTCGTGCGGGCGGTTCGTACGGGTCGTGACCTTGCCCGGCACGTGGCGCGCGGGNNNNNNNNNNNCCCNCCGGNCCGCGGCCGTCCCCCTTCCGGGCCGGCCCCCCCGTGCGGGCCCGCGCCCGGCGCGCGGTCCGGCGCGAGGTCCGGCCGTGGCCCCGCCTCGTTGACGCCGCCCCCTCGCCGTCCTAGTTTCGGGCCCGGTCACGACCGGTCGACGGAAGGAGGCGGCGTGATCGGGTACGACTGGCTGCGGCCCACGGCGGAGGAGCACGTCGGGTGGGACGTCGACGTGCTGTACGGCCCCTGGCCCCGGCACCACCGCGACACCACCCTGGCCGAGGTGCGGGCCCGCCTCGCCGCCTCACCCGTCGCCGGGGCGCTGGCGCTGTCCACGCGCGGCGCCCTCTTCGACGACGCGGGCGGCAACGCCGAGACGCTCCGGGACCTCGCCGACTGCCCCGAGCTGTGCCCCGTGGGCACCGTCGACCTGCGCGACGCCCTCACCGCCGAGGCCCGCCTGGAGGGACTCGCCGCCGCGGGCGTCCGGTTCCTCCGCCTGTTCACCGTCGAGCAGGGCGCCGAACCGGACTTCCCCGGCTACCGCAGGACCGTCCGGCTGGCCGTCGAGCGCGGCATGGTCCTCCTCCACGACGGCGACCCGCGCCGCTTCGGCCCGCCGCTCACCGGCCTGGGCGCCGACGTGGTGTTCCTCGACCTCCACGCGTACGTCCTCGCCGACTTCCTCCTCCTCGCCCGCGACGAACCCGGCTTCCGCGCCACCACCCGGATGCTCTCCGGACCCGACTCGCTGGAGCGGGTGGTGGAGTCCGTCGGCGCCCGCCACCTCGTCTTCGGGTCGCGCACGCCCTTCATGGACCTCTCGCCCCAGACGCTGAAACTGCGGTACGCCGACATCTCCGCGGACGACCGCGCCGCGATCGCCACGAAGAACGTCGAGGAGCTGCTGGCCTGATGCCGATCATCGACGTGCACGCCCACGTGGGCCACTGGCCGTTCCACCTGACGTCCGGCGACGCCGACGCCAACCTCCGCCAGATGGACCGCTACGGCATCGACCTGCAGATCGTCTCCGCCGCCGAGGCCGTCGTGTTCGACGCGGTCGCGGGCAACGCCGCCCTCCACAAGGCCCTCGCGACCCGGCCCCGCCTCCTCGGCTACGCCGTCGTCAACCCCAACCGCATCGAGGAGAGCGCCGCCGACCTGCGGCGCTGCCTCGACACCGGGCGGTTCGTCGGGGCGAAGATCCACACCACCTACCCGGGCCGCCTGCCCGGCTCGCCCGAGATGGCCGCCGCCTTCGACGTGGTCGCCGAGGCGGGCGTACCGCTCCTGCTGCACACCTGGGGCACCGAGGTCACCCTGCTGCCCGAACTCGTCGAGGCCCGCCCCGGGCTGCGGGTCGTCCTGGGCCACGCGGGCGGCGACGCCTGGCGCGAGGCGGCGCACGCCGCCGCCGCCTGCGACCGGCTGTACCTGGAGCACTGCCGGACCGTCGCCGACGCGGGGCGCGTCGCGTACGCCCGCGAGGCCGGGGTGCCCGTCGAGCGCCTCCTGTTCGGGACGGACGCCACCCTCGTCGACCCGTGCGTCTCGCTCGGCGTCGTCCGCGACGCGCACTTCACCGGCGACGAGCTGGAGCAGGTGCTGTGGCGCAACGCCGCCCGCCTCTTCGGCCTGGACCTCTGACGCGGCCCGGGCCTCCGGCGCGGCCCGGGCCTCCGGGCCGGCCCGGCCTCCGGGCCGGGCGGCGCCCCACTCCGCCACTCCGCCACTCCGCCACTCCGCCACTCCGCCACTCCGCCACCCCGCCGCCCGGCCCATGCGGAAGACTACCTCNCNGCGAGGGTCCGGGCCCCGGCGCCCCGCCCTCAGACGAAGTTCAGCCCCGCGCGTCGTACCAGCGGGTCCTCCAGCATCGTCCACAGCGGCACCGCGTAGTTGCCGAAGCCGTACCGCCCGCCGAAGTGGAGGCCCAGGACCCGGTGGTCGCCCAGGCCGAGGACGGGGGAGCCGCTGTTGCCGCCGAGCGTCGAGCAGTCGTGCGTCAGCACGTTCCGCTCCGGCAGCAGCCCGCCGGCCGTGCCCGGCTGGAGGCGCTTGACGTTGTAGACATCCATGAAGATCCGGCGCATCGCCTCGGGTTCGTTGCGCCGCCCGTCCCACGCCGGGTGCCCCACCACGTACACCGGCAGGCCCGGCAGGGCGGCGGGGGCGTCCGCCGCCACGGCCAGCGGCGACGGCAGCTCCCGCCCGCCCGGCGCGGGGGCGACCCGCAGCAGCGCCATGTCCGCCTCCCGGTGGACGCCGAGGACCTCCACCACCTCGTACGCCGGCCCGGCGACGCCCGGTGGCGCGCCGAACTCGCGGGTCAGGTCCAGCGCCGCGCCGAGCCCCGGCCGGAACGCCCACCGCCCCGGGGCGTCGTCCCCGGCGAACTCCAGCGCGACGTGGCGGTTGGTCATCACCACGTCCGCGCCGACCAGGAACGCCGTGCCCACCCAGTCGAGGCTGACGTGCCCGGACACCTCGACCCGCCCCACCCGCGCCAGGGTCTCCCGGATCGCGGCCCGCTGGCCGTCCAGCACCGTCCAGTCGCCCTCCTGCGGGGGGAAGTCGCCGTTCTGCACGAGGATCGCGGGGCGGCCCTCCAGCAGGACGATCGCCTCCATCCCGAACGACTCGTCGTCACCGACCTCGTCGTCGCGGCCCTCCGCCAGCTTCTCCAGCCCGCGCGCCCCCGCCTCCAGCACCCGGGCCCGCTCCTGCGCGGCGAACCGGCCGATCTCCTCGCCGGGGGCCTGGTCGGCGGGCGGTTCGTGCACCGACTCCGGCACCTCCCGCGCCAGTTGCTCCCGCACCCGGTCGGCGACGGCCCGCAGGTCGGCGAAGACCTCCTGGGGGCCGGCCGCGACCGGTGACCTGTTCCTGCCGTCCATGTGCTCCTCCTCTCCGGGACCCCCAGAGGGTTCCCAGGGGGCCCCGAGGGGGCCTGTCGGGGACTCCTCTCGGGGACTCCCGGAAGCCCCTTCGGGGAAGCCCCCGGGGGTTCTCAGGGGCGCGGTCCGGCCGTGACGCGCTGGGCCGCCTCGATCTCGGCGTGGACCTGCGGGGCGTGCGCGGCCAGGTGGGCCATGACGGCGGTGAACTGCGTACCGACGTTCACGAACGCCGTCCCGCGGCCCTGGAACGACACGTTCTCCACGCGCCGCGTGCCCCGGTGCAGCGCCACCACGAGCCAGTCGTCCGTCAGGACCGGCGACCCCGACGAACCGCCGCGGGTGTCGGTGAAGTACCGCAGGTCCCGCTCGTCCGCCTCGAACACCAGGTTGTTGCGGAGCGCGACCCGCTTGGGGGCGCCGCCGGGGTGCTGGATGATGTTGACGGCCACCACGTCGCCCGCCGCGACCCGCAGCGTCCGCCCGGCCAGCGGCAGCACCGGCCGGGCGGAGGGCTCCGCGAGCCGCAGCACGGCGTAGTCCAGCTCCGCGTCGGCGGCGGCCAGCTCCCGCACGGCGGCCTCCTCGCTCCCCGTGTCGTCGCTCTCGTAGTCGAAGCGGACCCGCGCGCCGCGCGCCTGGAGCAGCAGGTCCTCCGGGCCGGCCGTGGGGCGCCTGCCGCCCGATCCGGTACGGGCGTTGACGACGTGGTGGTTGGTGACGAGCAGGTCCGGGGTGACCAGCCAGGCGGTGCCCGAGTGGGGGAAGCCGTTCGGCTGGAGCGGCCGGCCGCCCTCGTACGGCGGCACCTTGATCCGCGCGACCGCCGCGCCCGCCGCGTCCCCGCCCCGCAGGAACCCGAACGGCACCGTGTCGTCCCGGTGGACGATCTCCTCCTTGATCTCCGGCACCGGCCGGTCGGCGAACACGTCCGGCTCGCCGCCCGCGTCCCGCGCCACGTCGTCCAGGGCCCGCTGGAGCACCGCCATCGGGGCGGCGGCCGTGGTCTGGGCGACCGCGTTGCGCAGCCAGGTCTCCAGCGGCACCGACCCGTCGACCAGCCGCTCGACCCGGTTCATCTCCACCAGGTCCGACTGCACCTGCAACCCGGGCGCGGCCAGCAGCGGCAGCGTCGCCCGGTACCGGGGCATGATTCCGTCGAAGAGCAGCGGCCGTACCGCCGGATCGGTCAGGCCCGCCTCCAGGGCCGCGTCCCGCACGGCCAGCACGGCCTCCCGCGTCAGATACCCCCAGGTGCCCGTTCCGTCCATTCCGCCCGTTCCGCCCGTCACGGCAGGTCACCGCCTTCCCCGTCGCCGCGCAGGGCGGCGGCCACGCCCGCCGCGATCTGCCCGCTGCCGTCGCGCAGCACCAGCAGCCGCCGCGCCAGCCCGTCCAGCGCACCCCGGTCCCGCGCCAGCCGCAGGATGCCCGTGACGTCCGCCAGCGGCGGCCCGGACGCGCCGCGGCCGCCGGCCGCCGAGCGCAGCAGGTCCATCAGCGGACGCAGCAGCGCCGGATCGGCCGCCACCGCCCGCCGCAGCCCCGCCCCCAGCGCCTCCAGCACCTCGTCGCCCTCCGGCAGCCCCACCAGCTCCAGCGCGTGGTCCAGCGCCCGCGCGTCCAGCGTGTACACCCGGGACGCCGCCGCCCGCACCAGCGACGGCTGGCCGGCCAGCTTCTCGTCCGGGACCTGCCGCAGCCGCCGCGCGAGCCGGGTGTCCGCGTCCCGGTCGGGCACGTCCGCGTCGGCCGCCAGCCGCGCCCTGGCCAGCAGCGTGCCCATCGCCTCCAGGTCCTGCCCCAGGCCGATCGCCACGTCCTCCGCGAGCCGCAGGTCCCGGTCGGCGCCGTCGGCGTCGCCGTCCTCCTCCGCGAGCCGCGCCGACAGCAGCAGCAGCTCCAGCTGCCGCTCCCCGCAGTCCGCCTCCCGCGCGGCGTCGATCGCGTCGGACAGCGTCCGCCGCGCCTCCGCCCGCCGGCCCGCCCGGTCCAGGGCCTCCGCCAGCAGCGCGTGCAGGGCGCTGCACGGCGTCCACGGGCGCCGCTCGGCCAGCCGGACCAGCGCCTCCTCGGTGAACCCCTGCGCCAGCAGGTCCTCCACCTCGCGGCCGGCGATCCGCTCCCAGTCCTCCCGGTCGGCCTCCGCCATCACCAGGTCCGACGCCCCGCCGCGCCGCCGGTGCGCGTCCAGCAGCGCCGCCGCCCGGGGGCCCACCTCGTCCTGCGCCCCCTCCAGCAGCCGCTCCACACCGGGCAGCCACCGCTCCTCCACGGTGCGCGGGTCCTCGCCCCGCCGCAGCCGGTGGTAGATCTCCTCGGCCCGCGCCTCCAGGCCCTCCCGTGCCGCGTAGTACGCCACGGCCCTGCGCTCCACCTCCCGCGTCGGCGACTCCGGATCGCTCCCGGCCAGCCGCAGCATGATCGCCCGGACGTCCGCCCGCACCCGTACCGCCTGCGGGCCCCGGGGCTCGACCAGGTCCAGCCGTGACAGCGTCCCGAACAGCCGCCGCGCCTCCTCCGGCCCCGCCACGGCCACCCCGCACGGTTCGGCCAGCACCTCCCGGATGACGTCCGGCGTGATCAGCCGCAGCACCAGTCCGGCACGGGCCAGGCGCCGCACGTCCGGGTCGGGGACGTGCTGGAGGATCCGCTCGTACAGGACGCCCTGCACAAGCAGCTGGTCGACGCGGCGAAAGAAGTCCCGGCGCCGCGCCGGGAGGCTGCCGACCAGCTCCGCCACGCCCTTGGCGTCCGACCCGGCCAGCGCCGCCGCCCGCGCCGCGAGCCGCAGGCTCAGCGGATGCCCGCCGACCCGTTCGGCCAGCACCCGCGCCAGCTCCGGGTCCCGCACCCCGCACGCCCCGAGCAGCCGCACGGACGCCTCGGGGTCCAGGTCGCACAGCTCGATCTCCACCGGCAGCGACCCGGCCCCCGGGTGCCCGACCGGCGACCGCCCCGACACGACGGCCCGCACCCGCGGGTACGCCTCCGCCAGCGCCAGGAACACCGCCCACATTCGGCCCAGCGCCGGCGAACCCCGGTACTGGGCCTCCTCGAACGAGTCGATGACCGTCACGAACGGCACGTCGCCCGGCACCGCCCGCCGCAGCACCTCGCCGACCCGCCGGAACAGCGCGCTCTCCCGTTCGCTCGCCCCCGCCAGGAACTGCCGCGACGTCCGCCGCCCGAGCCCCGCCCGGGTGGTCGCCAGCCGGTTGAACTCGGCGACCCGCTCCTCCTCCGCCCGCTGCACGCGCGCCTCCTCCTGGCACGCGGCGGCCAGCGCGTCCAGTTCGGCGCGGAACGCCGGGTACTGGACGCCCAGTTGGCGGGCCGCCTCCGCGATCAGCGTCACCGGCTCGTGCACCGACAGGGTGGGCCGCTCGAAGTCGATGTACGCGAAGGGGAACGGGAANCCCCGCCGGCCCCNGCCCNGTCTCTCCGCTCCGGGCCGCTTCTCCGCCTCGTCCTGCTCCTCCGCCCCATACCGCTTCTCCGCCCGGTCCTGCCCCTCGGCCTCGTCCCGCTTCTCCGCCCCGTCCCGCCCTTCCCGCAGGGCGTCCAGCAGGAAGTTGCCCAGGAGCGTGCTCTTGCCCATGCCGCCGGGCCCGTGCACCACGAGCACCGTCAGCCGCGCCGGCGCGGCCGGGTCCGCGCCGGCCGCGTCCCCCGGTGCATGGACGAAGTCGCGCAGCCTGGCCAGCTCGGCCTCCCGGCCCACGAACGACGGCACCCGCGCCAGGCGCTCCAGCGGCTGGAGCAGCCGGGCCGTCTCCAGTTCCTCCTGTACGGAGCGGGCGTCCGGCAGCCCCGTCACGCCCGGCACCAGCGACAGCCACAGCACGGCCTGGAGCACGTCGGACAGCTCGTCCGGCCCCGCCCCGGCCGTTTCGGGCGCACGTCCCCGCAGCACCGCGAGGCACACCCGCTCGGGGCCCGGCCCCTCGGGCGCCGCGTCGAGGTTGGCCTCCAGGGAGCGCAGCGCCTCCCCGGGGCCCGGCAGGGCGCGCAGCGTCTCCTCGCGCACCTCGGGTTTCAGCGTCCACTCCGTGCGGTCCGCCATGCCGGTCGCCGCGCAGTCCGCGGCCAGCTCCATCACGGCCCGCCCCGTCGGCTCGGCTTCCCCCGGCAGCCGCAGCCGGTGCGGGTCGAACGAGGTGAGCAGGCAGGCCGCGCGCCGGTAGCCGCTCCGGGCGTCCGGCACCGCACAGGGCGGCCCGGCGGCGGGGCGCAGCTCCTGCCGCAGCCGGGCCCGGAACCGCTCGCGCAGCGCCTCGGGGCCGAGCGCCCCGGCTTCGGGGGTCCCGGCTCCGGGGGTGTCACGGAAGGGCGCGGTAGACACGGACCGCCTCCTCCACCGCGGTGCCCAGCCGCCGCATGTAGCTCTCCCCGTCCGTGCCGCCCGCGCCGCCGACGCCCTCCGGGCCGCCCGCGTCCGTGCCGCCGACGGCCGCGAAGACCCCCTCCACGGCGTCGTCGACCAGCCCGGCGAGCGCCTCCTCCCGCTCCCCGGCCGCCAGCGCGGCCAGCGAGGGGGGCGGCTGCTCGTGGACGTACCGGTCGAAGAAGGCCCGCACCTCGTCCGGCCCGGCGGTCCGCGCCCGGTCCCGGCACAGGCTGTGCCGCAGCTCGTACGGCAGCTGCCGCATCGCCTCCCCGTAGCCGAGGAGCACCAGGCGCGGCGCGCGGGCGCGGCGCACGGGCTCGTACTCGTAGATGGCGAGGGCGAGCTGGCCGATCAGGTCCCACACGTCGGAGCCCGGGTCGAGCCGGTCGCAGTCGTCCAGCACGAACCAGAACAGGCCCTCCGAGCCGGTCGCCTGGACGACCACCCAGTGCACCACCTCGTCGAGCGCCGGCAGCGGATCGTCGAAGTCCGTCGCCACGGGCGGCACGACCCCCGCGCCCGGGTCGGACACGAACGACGCGAGGCGCCGCACGACCTTGGTGGCCGTCGCGGCCGGACCCAGCAGGACCCGCGCCGGGCGGAAGTCGCGGTGCTGGGCGAGGTGCCGGATGAAGGCGTACGTGTACGAGCGGCCGCTGCAGGGTTCGCCGTCGACGAGCAGCACCGACTTCTGGTCGTCCGCCACGAACTCGCGCAGCGTCTCGCGCAGGTCCTCCCGGTCGAGGAACACCTCCGTGCCGCCGCGCAGCAGGCACGTGCGGAACACGTCCTGCGAGGCGTGCTCCTCGGCGTCCCGCTCCAGCCGGGCCAGGTACTCCTCGGCGTCCCTGACGTACGGCAGGGTGCGCAGCCGGTCCTCGAGGACCAGAGCCTGGAGCAACCGCACCTGCCCGCCGATGCTCCCGCGCGACGCCTGGACGAGCACGCGCGCGTTGTGGGAGCTGACGGCGGTCAGCGGGAGGCCGCCGATGAACTCGGGGGCGAAGCCGGCGTGCCGCAGCTGGGTGTGGGGGTCGACGGAGTCCAGCAGGTACTCCCGCACCCACTCGGTGACCTTGTCCCACTCGGGAGTCTCCAACGGCATTCGGCACCTGCCCGGTCGTCGCCGCGCGGTCGCCCTCCCGGTCGTTCCGAACCCCCCTTCGGCCCTCTTCCGCCATGGTCACACCGGGTGCGTGCCGGTGCAATCCGGTCACGCGGCCGGCCGGACGCCCGCCGTGCGGGCTCCCGCACCGGCCGGTGCGAAGGGTGCTCGCCCGCCGCACGGGGGTGCCCGCCGGCGCCGCGGCGGCCGGGCTCGCGCCCGCGACCGGCGTTCCGAACGGGGGGCCGCGGGACCGGGTCCGGCGGGACCGGGTGCCGCAGGACTGCGTTCCGGGCCGGGCGCCGCCGGTCAGAGGGCCAGGAGGGTCTCGTCGGGCGCTTCCAGGCGCCGCCACCGGGACTCCGGGGCGCGTGTCGGCGGCATCAGGTCGGCGGCCGGCAGCGGCCCCAGGTCCAGGCCGGTCAGCAGTCCCACGTCCGCCACCGGCACCTGGTACGTGCGGAACGCGCCCAGCGGCGGCGGCGCGCCCGGCACCGCCCCGGCGAGCGCCCGGTCGGCGTCCCGCGTCAGGTCGGGGCTCTGGTCGAGGACGTACGCCGTCGCCGCGAGCGCCCCGCCGTGGAGGAACGCGGCGACCTTCCAGAACCGCAGCGGCACCTGCACGCCCCGGTACGGCGGGTCGGCGTCGTGCAGGACGGGACCGGTGAGCACCGTCAGCCGGCGGTCGTAGCGGGCGGCGTGGTCCAGCAGGTGGTTCTCCAGGCCCTGCCAGACCTGCTTGCCCTGGTTGAACACGTCGGCCTGCGGGGCGGCGTTGGTGTAGTGGAACGTGTCGCCGTCCGCCCGCACCGCCACCGCCGCCGCGCCCCACACCGGGTCGAGGCGGCGCACCAGGTGGCCCCGGTCCAGGGAGTTGTTCCGGTACACCTCGGGCCCGGCCTGCCACTCCTCCGGCACGCGCGGGTCGTACCGCCAGTCGTCGGTGCGCGGCACGTCCTCGACCAGGTGCCCGCCGTCGACGCACACGGCGGTGGCCGCCGCGAGCCGCCGGTCGGGCCGCAGCACCACGCTGAAGTGCGTGTACGGCAGGACGACCGTCTCGACGCGGGGCGCGGTGAGACGCGGCAGCGGCACGACGGGGCCGAGGAAGCCCTCGTCGTAGCCGTCGCGGTCGGCCAGGGATCCTCCCGGCCTCTCCGAATCATCAGAAGAGATCACGATATGCCCGATACCGTGCGGCGGGGGTCTCCCCACGGCGCGGCGGCCCGCGCCACCCCATCAGCGCAGGAGCCGGTGGTGCGCGGGCCCCGCCCGGGGGCGGGCCGGGACCCGGTGGACGGGCCCGTTCAGGCGGATCTCCCCGCCCGGCCGCCCGCCCGCGGTTCGCCGGAGTGCCACGCGCGGAAGGAATGGGCCGACCGCCCCCGCAGCCGCCCCCCAGGAGGACCCATGGGTGCCACCGGCCTCTCCCTGCACATCGGACTCAACACGGTCGATCCCGCCCGCTACGACGGCTGGGACGGCCGCCTCGTCGCCTGCGAGAACGACGCCCGCGACATGGCCGCCCTGGCCCGCGACGCCGGTTACGCCGACACCGTCCTGCTCACCGGCGAGGCCACCGTCGAAGGCGTCACCGCCGCCCTGCGCGAGGCGGCGGGCCGCCTCCGCGAGGGGGACGCCTTCCTGCTGACGTACTCCGGGCACGGCGGCCAGGTCCCGGACGAGACCGCCGGCGACGACGAGCCGGACGCCCTCGACGAGACGCTCGTGCTGTACGACAGGCAGTACCTCGACGACGAGCTGAACCGCGAGCTCGCCCGCTTCGCCGACGGCGTGCGCACCCTGGTCCTGCTCGACTGCTGCCACAGCGGCAGCGGCATCGAGGTGCGCGACCTGCTCACGCCGGAGGCGCTGCGCGACCAGTTCGGCACGGCGGACCGCGACGAGGTCGAGGAGGTGTCCCGCCTCATGCCCGTCGCCCGGCAGGGCACCCTCTACCAGCGCGACAAGGAGTTCTTCCGCGGGCTCCAGCAGGAGCTGCGCGCACCGGGGCGCCCCGCGGACGCGCTGCTGATCTCCGCCTGCCAGGACAACCAGGTCGCCGCGGACGGCCCGGTGAACGGC
It includes:
- a CDS encoding dienelactone hydrolase family protein — protein: RFDIDLLSSRVVSAVDWLADVPATRSLGVGLFGASTGAAAALRAAAERPGRVGSVVSRGGRPDLAGDALARVAAPVLLVVGGEDPEVLRLNREAAGRLEVPHRVEVVPGAGHLFEEPGALDHVVRAAREWFLRPGADAPGAPGGRP
- a CDS encoding 4'-phosphopantetheinyl transferase family protein, yielding DLRSLGIDAEEHRPLPDGVLGMVASETERAHLAELARLHPEVHWDRLLFSAKESVYKAWFPLARRWLGHEEAELAFAPEGTFTARLLQSDPAVPAEGFTGRWAVDEALAVTAVTVPPR
- a CDS encoding ATP-binding protein, whose product is FPFPFAYIDFERPTLSVHEPVTLIAEAARQLGVQYPAFRAELDALAAACQEEARVQRAEEERVAEFNRLATTRAGLGRRTSRQFLAGASERESALFRRVGEVLRRAVPGDVPFVTVIDSFEEAQYRGSPALGRMWAVFLALAEAYPRVRAVVSGRSPVGHPGAGSLPVEIELCDLDPEASVRLLGACGVRDPELARVLAERVGGHPLSLRLAARAAALAGSDAKGVAELVGSLPARRRDFFRRVDQLLVQGVLYERILQHVPDPDVRRLARAGLVLRLITPDVIREVLAEPCGVAVAGPEEARRLFGTLSRLDLVEPRGPQAVRVRADVRAIMLRLAGSDPESPTREVERRAVAYYAAREGLEARAEEIYHRLRRGEDPRTVEERWLPGVERLLEGAQDEVGPRAAALLDAHRRRGGASDLVMAEADREDWERIAGREVEDLLAQGFTEEALVRLAERRPWTPCSALHALLAEALDRAGRRAEARRTLSDAIDAAREADCGERQLELLLLSARLAEEDGDADGADRDLRLAEDVAIGLGQDLEAMGTLLARARLAADADVPDRDADTRLARRLRQVPDEKLAGQPSLVRAAASRVYTLDARALDHALELVGLPEGDEVLEALGAGLRRAVAADPALLRPLMDLLRSAAGGRGASGPPLADVTGILRLARDRGALDGLARRLLVLRDGSGQIAAGVAAALRGDGEGGDLP
- a CDS encoding amidohydrolase family protein gives rise to the protein MPIIDVHAHVGHWPFHLTSGDADANLRQMDRYGIDLQIVSAAEAVVFDAVAGNAALHKALATRPRLLGYAVVNPNRIEESAADLRRCLDTGRFVGAKIHTTYPGRLPGSPEMAAAFDVVAEAGVPLLLHTWGTEVTLLPELVEARPGLRVVLGHAGGDAWREAAHAAAACDRLYLEHCRTVADAGRVAYAREAGVPVERLLFGTDATLVDPCVSLGVVRDAHFTGDELEQVLWRNAARLFGLDL
- a CDS encoding trypsin-like serine peptidase translates to MDGRNRSPVAAGPQEVFADLRAVADRVREQLAREVPESVHEPPADQAPGEEIGRFAAQERARVLEAGARGLEKLAEGRDDEVGDDESFGMEAIVLLEGRPAILVQNGDFPPQEGDWTVLDGQRAAIRETLARVGRVEVSGHVSLDWVGTAFLVGADVVMTNRHVALEFAGDDAPGRWAFRPGLGAALDLTREFGAPPGVAGPAYEVVEVLGVHREADMALLRVAPAPGGRELPSPLAVAADAPAALPGLPVYVVGHPAWDGRRNEPEAMRRIFMDVYNVKRLQPGTAGGLLPERNVLTHDCSTLGGNSGSPVLGLGDHRVLGLHFGGRYGFGNYAVPLWTMLEDPLVRRAGLNFV
- a CDS encoding trypsin-like peptidase domain-containing protein, which produces MDGTGTWGYLTREAVLAVRDAALEAGLTDPAVRPLLFDGIMPRYRATLPLLAAPGLQVQSDLVEMNRVERLVDGSVPLETWLRNAVAQTTAAAPMAVLQRALDDVARDAGGEPDVFADRPVPEIKEEIVHRDDTVPFGFLRGGDAAGAAVARIKVPPYEGGRPLQPNGFPHSGTAWLVTPDLLVTNHHVVNARTGSGGRRPTAGPEDLLLQARGARVRFDYESDDTGSEEAAVRELAAADAELDYAVLRLAEPSARPVLPLAGRTLRVAAGDVVAVNIIQHPGGAPKRVALRNNLVFEADERDLRYFTDTRGGSSGSPVLTDDWLVVALHRGTRRVENVSFQGRGTAFVNVGTQFTAVMAHLAAHAPQVHAEIEAAQRVTAGPRP
- a CDS encoding phosphoribosyltransferase, translating into MELRFEDRRDAGRRLGELVRVRAAERRWPDPVVLALPRGGVPVGAEVARALGAPLDVLVVRKIGLPGRPEVGIGAIAGEAPPLFDERALAMLGITPDELGADVARERTELHRREALYRHGDPGPDLRGRTALLVDDGLATGVTSRAAVRLLRGEGPERLVLAVPVGDRRAVADLRSEVDDLVCLFEPADFHAVGLWYEDFDQVPDDEVLRVLADLSAPDRLRPVRHR
- a CDS encoding amidohydrolase family protein, yielding MIGYDWLRPTAEEHVGWDVDVLYGPWPRHHRDTTLAEVRARLAASPVAGALALSTRGALFDDAGGNAETLRDLADCPELCPVGTVDLRDALTAEARLEGLAAAGVRFLRLFTVEQGAEPDFPGYRRTVRLAVERGMVLLHDGDPRRFGPPLTGLGADVVFLDLHAYVLADFLLLARDEPGFRATTRMLSGPDSLERVVESVGARHLVFGSRTPFMDLSPQTLKLRYADISADDRAAIATKNVEELLA
- a CDS encoding DNA/RNA non-specific endonuclease — protein: MISSDDSERPGGSLADRDGYDEGFLGPVVPLPRLTAPRVETVVLPYTHFSVVLRPDRRLAAATAVCVDGGHLVEDVPRTDDWRYDPRVPEEWQAGPEVYRNNSLDRGHLVRRLDPVWGAAAVAVRADGDTFHYTNAAPQADVFNQGKQVWQGLENHLLDHAARYDRRLTVLTGPVLHDADPPYRGVQVPLRFWKVAAFLHGGALAATAYVLDQSPDLTRDADRALAGAVPGAPPPLGAFRTYQVPVADVGLLTGLDLGPLPAADLMPPTRAPESRWRRLEAPDETLLAL